The Lytechinus pictus isolate F3 Inbred chromosome 10, Lp3.0, whole genome shotgun sequence genome includes a window with the following:
- the LOC129269317 gene encoding uncharacterized protein LOC129269317, with amino-acid sequence MMAMSANFLHKKRAGDVIRNLKVQTFRGRRVLVTGGSGFVGIHLGRALHLLGAKVTLFDKAKPLEDYDPDIKVVQGDIRDREVLEKLCEGVDCVFHIASYGMSGREMLKSSEFIESINVGGTENIIEACIKENVTRLVYTSTHNVVFAGQDIENGDETLPLLPLSAHKDDYSRSKSMAEQLAMKSNGRQTKDGSLLNVCVIRPVAIYGAGEQRHFPRIVKNMEQGLLCMKIGGSHIKVPWVHIDNLVNGHILAAEGLSRHKEHIAVSWLIFTQIDVPWVNVDSLVNGHILAAEGLSRHKEHIAVSWLIFTQIDVPWVHVDNLVNGHILAAEGLSRHKEHIAVSWLIFTQIDVPWVHVDSLVNGHILAAEGLSRHKEHIAVSWLIFTHIDVHWVHVDNLVNGHILAAEGLSRHKEHIAVSWLIFTQIDVHWVHVDSLVNGHILAAEGLSRHKEHIAVSWLIFTHIDVHWVHVDSLVNGDILAAEGLSRHKEHIAVSWLIFTHIDVHWVHVDSLVNGDILAAEGLSRHKEHIAVSWLIFTQIDVPWVHVDSLVNGHILAAEGLSRHKEHIAVSWLIFTQIDVPWVHVDSLVNGHILAAEGLSRHKEHIAVSWLIFTQIDVPWVHVDSLVNGHILAAEGLSRHKEHIAVSWLIFTQIDVPWVHVDSLVNGHILAAEGLSRHKEHIAVSWLIFTQIDVPWVHVDNLVNGHILAAEGLSRHKEHIAVSWLIFTHIDVPWVHVDNLVNGHILAAEGLSRHKEHIAVSWLIFTQIDVPWVHVDSLVNVHILAAEGLSRHKEHIAAGQVYFIADKAPVNQFEFLRPLITGLGYHYPSLVVPVWFMYIIAFLTEWLHTILKPVIDFQPLMTRTELFQVAVTHHFSIEKARKQLGYEPVERDLTDMVQYFLERGHRKKSSSIGTFLVTLLLGVLFVMLLMSLLPLVG; translated from the exons ATGATGGCAATGTCCGcaaattttcttcataaaaaacGAGCAGGAGATGTGATTAG GAATTTGAAAGTGCAAACATTCCGGGGTCGTCGTGTTCTGGTTACAGGTGGATCAGGGTTCGTTGGTATTCACCTTGGACGGGCACTGCACCTCCTGGGGGCAAAAGTCACGCTCTTTGACAAGGCCAAGCCACTAGAGGACTATGACCCGGATATCAAGGTTGTTCAG GGTGACATTAGGGATCGAGAAGTACTGGAGAAGTTATGTGAAGGTGTGGACTGTGTGTTTCACATCGCTTCATATGGAATGTCTGGCAGGGAAATG CTGAAATCCTCAGAGTTTATTGAAAGCATCAATGTTGGTGGAACTGAAAACATCATAGAAG CTTGTATCAAGGAGAATGTGACTAGATTGGTATACACAAGTACACACAACGTGGTCTTTGCTGGGCAAGATATAGAGAATGGAGACGAGACGTTGCCTTTACTACCATTGTCCGCA cacaAAGATGATTACTCAAGATCAAAATCAATGGCAGAACAGCTAGCAATGAAATCAAACGGAAGGCAAACAAAGG ATGGGAGTCTTCTGAATGTTTGTGTTATACGACCTGTAGCCATCTATGGTGCCGGGGAACAGAGACATTTCCCAAGGATAGTG AAAAATATGGAGCAAGGTCTATTATGTATGAAGATAGGTGGTTCCCACATCAAGGTTCCCTGGGTTCACATAGATAATCTTGTCAATGGTCATATACTAGCAGCTGAAGGGTTATCAAGGCACAAAGAACATATAGCAGTAAGTTGGTTAATCTTTACACAAATTGATGTTCCCTGGGTCAATGTAGATAGTCTTGTCAATGGTCATATACTAGCAGCTGAAGGGCTATCAAGGCACAAAGAACATATAGCAGTAAGTTGGTTAATCTTTACACAAATTGATGTTCCCTGGGTCCATGTAGATAATCTTGTCAATGGTCATATACTAGCAGCTGAAGGGCTATCAAGGCACAAAGAACATATAGCAGTAAGTTGGTTAATCTTTACACAAATTGATGTTCCCTGGGTCCATGTAGATAGTCTTGTCAATGGTCATATACTAGCAGCTGAAGGGCTATCAAGGCACAAAGAACATATAGCAGTAAGTTGGTTAATCTTTACACACATTGATGTTCACTGGGTCCATGTAGATAATCTTGTCAATGGTCATATACTAGCAGCTGAAGGGCTATCAAGGCACAAAGAACATATAGCAGTAAGTTGGTTAATCTTTACACAAATTGATGTTCACTGGGTCCATGTAGATAGTCTTGTCAATGGTCATATACTAGCAGCTGAAGGGCTATCAAGGCACAAAGAACATATAGCAGTAAGTTGGTTAATCTTTACACACATTGATGTTCACTGGGTCCATGTAGATAGTCTTGTCAATGGTGATATACTAGCAGCTGAAGGGCTATCAAGGCACAAAGAACATATAGCAGTAAGTTGGTTAATCTTTACACACATTGATGTTCACTGGGTCCATGTAGATAGTCTTGTCAATGGTGATATACTAGCAGCTGAAGGGCTATCAAGGCACAAAGAACATATAGCAGTAAGTTGGTTAATCTTTACACAAATTGATGTTCCCTGGGTCCATGTAGATAGTCTTGTCAATGGTCATATACTAGCAGCTGAAGGGTTATCAAGGCACAAAGAACATATAGCAGTAAGTTGGTTAATCTTTACACAAATTGATGTTCCCTGGGTCCATGTAGATAGTCTTGTCAATGGTCATATACTAGCAGCTGAAGGGTTATCAAGGCACAAAGAACATATAGCAGTAAGTTGGTTAATCTTTACACAAATTGATGTTCCCTGGGTCCATGTAGATAGTCTTGTCAATGGTCATATACTAGCAGCTGAAGGGTTATCAAGGCACAAAGAACATATAGCAGTAAGTTGGTTAATCTTTACACAAATTGATGTTCCCTGGGTCCATGTAGATAGTCTTGTCAATGGTCATATACTAGCAGCTGAAGGGTTATCAAGGCACAAAGAACATATAGCAGTAAGTTGGTTAATCTTTACACAAATTGATGTTCCCTGGGTCCATGTAGATAATCTTGTCAATGGTCATATACTAGCAGCTGAAGGGCTATCAAGGCACAAAGAACATATAGCAGTAAGTTGGTTAATCTTTACCCATATCGATGTTCCCTGGGTCCATGTAGATAATCTTGTCAATGGTCATATACTAGCAGCTGAAGGGCTATCAAGGCACAAAGAACATATAGCAGTAAGTTGGTTAATCTTTACACAAATTGATGTTCCCTGGGTCCATGTAGATAGTCTTGTCAATGTTCATATACTAGCAGCTGAAGGGCTTTCAAGGCACAAAGAACATATAGCA GCCGGTCAGGTATACTTCATTGCTGACAAGGCTCCAGTAAACCAATTTGAGTTCCTCCGTCCGCTTATAACGGGTCTAGGTTATCATTATCCATCTCTTGTTGTACCAGTGTGGTTCATGTATATCATTG CTTTTTTGACTGAATGGTTACACACAATCTTAAAGCCAGTCATCGATTTTCAGCCATTGATGACGAGAACAGAG